A single Candidatus Rokuibacteriota bacterium DNA region contains:
- a CDS encoding caspase family protein, with the protein MTRASAALLVLLAVALGPSPAAAQKERAERPSYAVGDKWLRSDGAFDLIRIEGDVYIFASDRGREVHLSRDLALTKVVSRGSVDFELDPAPKISWPLEVGKEGYASALLRTGRNPVGAQVRVFWRVEAYEPVKTPAGTVTAFRILMSLAGTFGGPAAGREWGTIHSWYAPDPGQIVAMRSPPGPLPSFRVVAFDRPAMPAPLAVALADPKDQIRVAAEEVVVSGKVTSGKGVSAVSVSLNGTDLSRQEEKGAPPKELALRIPVRLREGKNVLVVTAVEAGGTTKQEARTLFYDRPGLPPPAATTPAPPAAAAPMPPVPGAVVSAPPPPRGGRPRPAAPPPAPAASVPPLQLLVSSPGDQARVERQSVALAALASGGKGISRVLVTLNGQEVSRQEPPSPQPSLAVNLALTLREGPNTLVVTAIEPDGQAHQEVRTVQYDKVVPLTVDVRYPTDQGRVTEPSSLVAATVASSRGVAKASVLLNGVEVHQQSERATPRSVALAVPVTLREGTNVVVVRAAEADGTVRQEIRTIVYDKPKVAAAAPAPPPAPAKSLPDRWAVVIGVGRYDSPDVTPLQYAVPDAEALYQVLIGPGGFKKEHVLLLTDNTERKPTLRNIKWALGTFLTRSAKKDDTVMIFFAGHGAPEVDPRGLERDGLAKYLAPSDVEPDDLYSTALPMDEMQTVFQRIEAERMVVFLDACYSGAAGGRTFASKKTRATHVDDLFLERLTRSRGRAIVTASRPTEVSLEVPELGHGLFTYYLVRGLQGAADFNRDGIVSLQEIYEYVEQQVSQKSRALGGNQHPVMKGEMEGALPLVKVGGR; encoded by the coding sequence ATGACAAGAGCTTCCGCTGCGCTGCTGGTGCTCCTCGCCGTCGCCCTCGGCCCGAGCCCGGCGGCTGCCCAGAAGGAGCGCGCCGAGCGCCCCAGCTACGCTGTCGGGGACAAGTGGCTCCGCAGCGACGGCGCCTTCGACCTCATCCGGATCGAGGGTGATGTCTACATATTCGCCTCCGACCGCGGGCGCGAGGTGCATCTCAGCCGGGACCTGGCGCTGACGAAGGTCGTCAGCCGCGGCAGCGTGGACTTCGAGCTCGACCCGGCGCCGAAGATCTCCTGGCCCCTCGAGGTGGGCAAGGAAGGCTACGCCTCGGCGCTGCTGCGCACGGGGCGCAATCCGGTCGGCGCCCAGGTCCGCGTGTTCTGGCGGGTCGAGGCCTACGAGCCAGTCAAGACTCCCGCGGGCACCGTCACGGCGTTCAGGATCTTGATGTCGCTGGCCGGCACCTTCGGGGGGCCCGCGGCCGGCCGGGAGTGGGGGACGATCCACAGCTGGTACGCGCCTGACCCCGGGCAGATCGTCGCGATGAGATCGCCTCCGGGCCCTTTGCCGAGCTTCCGCGTCGTCGCCTTCGACCGTCCGGCCATGCCGGCGCCGCTGGCGGTGGCCCTGGCCGACCCGAAGGACCAGATCAGGGTGGCGGCCGAGGAGGTCGTGGTCTCGGGCAAGGTGACCTCGGGCAAGGGCGTGTCGGCCGTCAGCGTGTCCCTCAACGGCACCGACCTCTCGCGCCAGGAGGAGAAGGGGGCGCCCCCGAAGGAGCTGGCGCTCCGGATCCCCGTCAGGCTCAGGGAGGGCAAGAACGTCCTCGTGGTGACCGCCGTGGAGGCGGGCGGCACGACGAAGCAGGAAGCACGGACCCTCTTCTATGACAGGCCGGGGTTGCCGCCGCCGGCCGCGACGACTCCGGCGCCGCCCGCCGCGGCCGCGCCCATGCCTCCCGTGCCGGGTGCGGTGGTATCGGCGCCGCCCCCGCCCCGGGGCGGCCGGCCGCGTCCCGCGGCTCCCCCCCCCGCCCCCGCGGCGTCCGTTCCCCCGCTCCAGCTCCTCGTCTCCTCCCCGGGCGATCAGGCGCGGGTGGAGCGACAGAGCGTGGCGCTCGCGGCGCTGGCGTCGGGCGGGAAGGGGATCAGCCGGGTGCTGGTCACGCTGAACGGACAGGAGGTGTCGCGCCAGGAGCCGCCCAGCCCCCAGCCCTCGCTGGCAGTGAACCTGGCTCTCACCCTCCGGGAAGGTCCGAACACACTGGTGGTCACGGCCATCGAGCCGGACGGCCAGGCGCATCAGGAGGTGCGCACGGTCCAGTACGACAAGGTGGTCCCGCTCACGGTGGACGTCCGCTACCCGACGGACCAGGGGCGTGTCACGGAGCCGTCCAGCCTCGTGGCGGCCACGGTGGCCTCGAGCCGCGGCGTGGCGAAGGCCAGTGTCCTCCTGAACGGCGTGGAGGTGCACCAGCAGAGCGAGCGGGCGACGCCGAGATCCGTGGCCCTGGCGGTGCCCGTGACTCTCCGCGAGGGGACCAATGTCGTGGTGGTGCGCGCCGCCGAGGCCGACGGCACGGTACGCCAGGAGATCAGGACGATCGTCTACGACAAGCCGAAGGTGGCCGCGGCCGCACCCGCGCCGCCTCCGGCTCCGGCGAAGTCCCTGCCCGATCGCTGGGCGGTCGTGATCGGGGTGGGGCGGTACGACAGCCCCGACGTGACGCCGCTGCAGTACGCGGTTCCGGACGCCGAGGCGCTCTACCAGGTGCTGATCGGGCCGGGCGGGTTCAAGAAGGAGCACGTGCTGCTCCTCACCGACAACACGGAGCGCAAGCCCACGCTCAGGAACATCAAGTGGGCGCTCGGCACCTTCCTGACGCGCTCGGCGAAGAAGGACGACACCGTGATGATCTTCTTCGCGGGGCACGGGGCGCCGGAGGTCGACCCGCGAGGCCTCGAGCGCGACGGGCTGGCGAAGTACCTGGCCCCGTCGGATGTGGAGCCGGACGACCTCTACTCCACGGCCCTGCCCATGGACGAGATGCAGACCGTGTTCCAGCGCATCGAGGCGGAGCGGATGGTGGTGTTCCTGGACGCCTGTTACAGTGGGGCCGCGGGCGGGCGCACCTTCGCCTCGAAGAAGACGCGCGCCACCCACGTGGACGACCTCTTCCTGGAGCGGCTGACACGCTCCAGGGGACGGGCCATCGTCACCGCCTCGCGCCCCACCGAGGTGTCGCTGGAGGTGCCGGAGCTGGGGCACGGGCTCTTCACGTACTACCTGGTCCGGGGGCTCCAGGGGGCGGCCGACTTCAACCGGGACGGCATCGTCTCCTTGCAGGAGATCTATGAGTATGTGGAGCAGCAGGTGAGCCAGAAGTCGCGGGCCCTGGGAGGCAACCAGCACCCGGTGATGAAGGGCGAGATGGAGGGCGCGCTGCCCCTGGTGAAGGTCGGCGGGCGATGA